From one Thermococcus sp. 21S9 genomic stretch:
- a CDS encoding Gfo/Idh/MocA family protein yields VDAVYVAIETYRHKEVALRVIEEGKHLLLEKPIALTLEDADEIIKAARKAGVKLMVPFNPRFTIPLRKAKSMIENGEIGKLEYIYAISEYVKPPIFLEGLDMTWFLDVRKSGGGGFMDTAPHGIDSLLWLT; encoded by the coding sequence AAGTTGATGCTGTTTATGTCGCAATCGAGACCTACCGCCATAAGGAAGTTGCTCTTAGAGTTATTGAAGAGGGGAAACATCTTCTCCTAGAAAAGCCAATTGCTTTGACTCTTGAAGATGCTGACGAAATTATCAAAGCGGCTAGGAAAGCTGGAGTTAAACTGATGGTGCCTTTCAATCCGAGATTCACAATTCCCCTTAGAAAAGCAAAGAGCATGATTGAAAACGGAGAAATAGGGAAGTTGGAATACATTTATGCAATTTCGGAGTATGTTAAGCCGCCAATATTCTTGGAAGGCTTGGACATGACTTGGTTCCTCGATGTTAGAAAGTCTGGTGGCGGGGGTTTTATGGACACTGCACCACATGGAATTGATTCTCTCCTCTGGTTGACAG